The Trichoderma atroviride chromosome 5, complete sequence genome contains a region encoding:
- a CDS encoding uncharacterized protein (BUSCO:EOG092D3Z6V), translating into MVVLAASVCTRGGKAVLSRQFREMPRSRIEALLASFPKLADSGTQHTIVEQDNVRFVYQPLDELYMVLITNRQSNILQDIDSLHLFAQVVTSTCRTLDEREIVRNAYELLSAFDELVTLGYRENLTISQIRTFLEMESHEERIQEIIARNKELEATEERKRKAKQLEMQRKESARSGRPAAPRTPAYPTYTPPSQPSASAFDSYEAEKNKTFNKPSMLKAKGMQLGKKSKNTDIFEKVRGDLGAGADDAPLITPTPAAAAEPEARMSSTLDRDAIHVTISETISAKLSREGAVNSISVNGDLTLRVSDPSLTKLKLGLHAVPSHGAQFRPHPNVDRNLFNNSKVLQMSNAARGFPINQGVGLLRWRASPKADDASACPITFTVWINKDSDKYNITVEYELTGGDALRDVSVIIPYQGSEPIVSSFDAAYEVSGDSLEWNIGSVDDENPNGSFEFEAESNDENDFFPMTVRFNKTTPFVDVDVTSVSLLDENEEVTFSKDVKSAADNYLIE; encoded by the exons ATG GTTGTCCTTGCGGCCTCAGTTTGCACCCGAGGCGGGAAAGCTGTCCTCTCCAGGCAGTTTCGAGAGATGCCCAGATCCCGCATCGAGGCTCTCCTTGCATCGTTCCCCAAGCTCGCCGACAGCGGCACGCAGCACACCATCGTCGAGCAGGACAATGTGCGATTCGTCTACCAGCCTCTCGACGAGCTCTACATGgtgctcatcaccaaccgcCAGTCCAACATCCTCCAAGACATCGATTCGCTACACCTGTTTGCCCAGGTGGTGACGAGCACCTGCAGGACTCTGGACGAGAGAGAAATTGTCCGAAATGCCTACGAGCTTCTCAGCGCATTCGACGAGCTGGTTACTCTTGGCTACCGAGAGAACTTGACCATCAGCCAGATCAGGACCTtcctggagatggagagtcACGAAGAGCGCATCCAAGAGATCATTGCACGG AATAAAGAGCTCGAGGCCACGGAAGAGCGGAAACGCAAGGCGAAGCAATTGGAGATGCAGCGCAAGGAGTCGGCGAGAAGTGGTCGCCCCGCCGCGCCACGAACACCCGCCTATCCTACATATACTCCTCCCTCCCAACCAAGTGCCAGCGCCTTTGACTCATACGAAGCcgagaagaacaagacatTTAACAA GCCGTCTATGCTCAAGGCGAAGGGTATGCAGCTCGGCAAGAAGTCAAAGAACACCGACATTTTCGAAAAGGTCCGAGGCGATCTTGGCGCCGGAGCCGACGATGCTCCTCTCATCACCCCTACACCTGCGGCGGCCGCTGAGCCAGAGGCACGCATGTCATCCACGCTGGACCGGGACGCTATTCACGTCACAATTTCCGAGACGATAAGTGCCAAGCTCTCAAGAGAGGGCGCAGTCAACTCGATTTCAGTCAACGGTGACCTTACGCTGCGAGTTTCGGACCCAAGCCTAACCAAACTCAAGCTCGGCCTGCATGCTGTCCCATCGCATGGCGCCCAGTTCCGCCCTCACCCGAACGTGGACCGCAACCTCTTCAACAACTCCAAGGTTCTGCAAATGAGCAACGCCGCTCGAGGATTCCCCATCAACCAAGGCGTTGGACTGCTGCGATGGAGAGCTTCGCCAAAGGCAGACGACGCAAGCGCATGCCCCATTACCTTCACTGTCTGGATCAACAAGGATTCCGACAAGTACAACATCACAGTCGAATACGAATTGACAGGTGGCGATGCCCTGCGTGACGTCAGCGTCATCATTCCTTACCAGGGAAGCGAACCTATTGTCTCCAGCTTCGATGCTGCCTACGAAGTATCTGGAGACTCCTTGGAGTGGAATATCGGCTCGGTCGATGACGAGAACCCTAATGGATCATTTGAGTTTGAAGCCGAAAGCAACGATGAAAATGACTTTTTCCCCATGACTGTCCGTTTCAACAAGACAACACCGTTTGTGGACGTTGAC GTCACATCCGTGTCTTTGCTTGACGAAAACGAGGAGGTGACATTCTCCAAAGACGTCAAGTCCGCGGCAGACAACTATTTGATTGAGTAG
- a CDS encoding uncharacterized protein (EggNog:ENOG41) has protein sequence MVREAGIPVEFQKKFDHVVSESSTSVTWAFADGSTASAKLLVGADGIHSRVRKHLYPDLTPKFTNMIGVSAAVPRAQLRAEPDYPLPVTIMSPKHGAFVIAPQLADGSEVFIGKPKRLQEEYDRAGWDELLNNKTWCVDFLREGSADFPPIVANAVSNIPLKGINLWPFYVVPKLDNWARGRVVILGDAAHAIPPTAGQGVNQAFEDVYTFAGIVAKVQQKKQSEDDKEDAVRIGKALKNWQLGRQARVDRVLDLNDKVNKRRLPDAVKAGNFEPFDMDWLYDVDFDQMIAEWAN, from the coding sequence ATGGTCCGCGAGGCCGGCATCCCCGTCGAGTTCCAGAAGAAGTTTGACCATGTCGTCTCTGAATCTTCCACTTCCGTCACTTGGGCCTTTGCCGACGGATCCACCGCCAGCGCAAAGCTCCTCGTCGGAGCCGATGGCATTCACTCCCGCGTCCGCAAACACCTATACCCAGATCTCACCCCCAAATTCACAAACATGATTGGCGTTTCCGCCGCCGTGCCTCGCGCGCAACTCCGAGCAGAGCCCGACTACCCGCTGCCCGTGACAATCATGAGCCCCAAGCACGGTGCCTTTGTCATTGCTCCGCAGCTCGCCGACGGCTCAGAAGTCTTTATTGGAAAGCCAAAGCGTCTTCAGGAGGAGTATGACCGCGCGGGAtgggatgagctgctgaacAACAAGACCTGGTGCGTCGATTTTCTGCGCGAGGGCAGCGCCGACTTCCCTCCCATCGTGGCCAATGCCGTGTCCAACATCCCACTCAAGGGTATCAACTTGTGGCCGTTCTACGTTGTCCCCAAGCTGGATAACTGGGCCAGAGGCCGAGTCGTGATACTCGGCGATGCGGCTCATGCGATCCCTCCAACCGCCGGCCAAGGCGTGAACCAGGCCTTTGAAGACGTGTATACATTTGCCGGCATAGTTGCCAAAgtgcagcagaagaagcagtcaGAAGACGACAAGGAAGACGCTGTGCGGATCGGTAAAGCGTTGAAGAACTGGCAGTTGGGAAGACAGGCGCGTGTGGATAGAGTATTGGACCTCAACGACAAGGTGAACAAGAGGCGGCTGCCCGATGCAGTCAAAGCTGGCAACTTTGAACCGTTTGACATGGATTGGTTGTATGATGTGGATTTCGACCAGATGATTGCTGAGTGGGCAAACTGA
- a CDS encoding uncharacterized protein (EggNog:ENOG41) — protein sequence MEPINIVRFSPSEHGKFLPAILQMHIDCIESDGALLRFHPPFTLEKRQKMETFWKARLSQISTGHRITLIALASSDGKQETDIAGIVELGMTEADTGPFRGDLEMLMVSPKYRRRGLASKLIDELEEIAKDEKRTLLLLSTDIGSTAEKYLYPRRGYTLMGTVPNYGISPTDGSLKDGAFFYKQLIAPVAGA from the exons ATGGAACCAATCAACATTGTTCGATTTTCCCCCTCAGAGCATGGCAAATTCCTCCCCGCCATTCTCCAAATGCACATTGACTGCATCGAGTCTGACGGTGCCCTGCTACGCTTCCACCCGCCATTCACTCTCGAAAAGCGTCAGAAAATGGAAACTTTCTGGAAAGCTCGCCTTTCCCAAATTTCTACCGGTCATAGAATCACATTGATTGCATTGGCATCTTCGGACGGCAAGCAAGAAACTGACATTGCCGGTATTGTGGAGTTGGGCATGACGGAAGCAGATACGGGCCCCTTCCGGGGTGATTTGGAGATGCTGATGGTGTCGCCAAAGTACCGCCGTAGAGGGTTGGCAAGCAAACTGATTGATGAACTGGAAGAAATTGCaaaagacgagaaaagaaCACTGTTG CTGCTGTCTACAGACATTGGCTCAACAGCCGAAAAATACTTGTATCCTCGCCGAGGCTATACTTTG ATGGGAACGGTTCCCAACTATGGCATCTCGCCGACTGATGGATCGTTGAAGGATGGCGCATTCTTCTACAAGCAATTAATAGCGCCCGTGGCGGGAGCCTGA